One Corynebacterium appendicis CIP 107643 DNA window includes the following coding sequences:
- a CDS encoding RecB family exonuclease: MTPRPLALSPSRANDYQQCPLKYRLRAIDRIPEPKTEAQVKGTLVHAVLEAMHAWPREERTFPAAVKQLKPAWASLIDDDASVADPISDEHQLLVDARDLLRGYFHMENPLGFDSHEQEMYVDTVLPNGVPVRGFIDRVDIAPTGEIRVVDYKTGKKPLPRYSAEAQFQMRFYALVYWRLFGTIPHQLRLMYLKVMDSMFLTPSREELEYFERDLGDLWTKIEADGRSGNFRPKTSKLCNWCSFQSLCPAFDGTPPPYPGWPGSTAELFGTPESGAGAARLNGTNANTPGVGEAPAGEHPTD, from the coding sequence ATGACTCCACGACCGCTCGCCTTGTCCCCCTCCCGCGCCAACGACTACCAGCAGTGCCCGCTGAAATACCGGCTGCGCGCAATCGACCGCATCCCCGAACCGAAAACAGAGGCGCAGGTCAAAGGCACCCTCGTCCACGCCGTCCTCGAGGCGATGCACGCATGGCCGCGCGAGGAGCGCACCTTCCCCGCCGCCGTCAAGCAGCTCAAGCCAGCATGGGCGTCGCTTATCGACGACGACGCCTCCGTCGCCGACCCCATTTCCGACGAGCACCAATTGCTTGTCGACGCCCGCGACCTCCTCCGCGGTTACTTCCACATGGAAAACCCGCTCGGTTTCGACTCGCACGAGCAGGAGATGTACGTCGATACCGTCCTGCCCAACGGCGTGCCCGTGCGCGGGTTCATCGACCGCGTCGACATCGCCCCCACGGGAGAAATCCGCGTCGTCGACTACAAGACCGGGAAGAAGCCTCTCCCCCGGTACTCAGCGGAGGCGCAATTCCAGATGCGCTTCTATGCGCTGGTTTACTGGCGTTTGTTCGGCACCATCCCGCACCAGCTGCGTCTGATGTACCTGAAGGTGATGGACTCCATGTTCCTCACCCCCTCGCGCGAGGAGCTCGAGTACTTCGAGCGCGACCTCGGTGACCTGTGGACCAAGATTGAAGCCGACGGCCGCTCCGGCAATTTCCGCCCGAAGACCTCGAAGCTGTGCAACTGGTGCTCGTTCCAGAGTCTCTGCCCTGCCTTCGACGGCACGCCGCCGCCGTACCCCGGATGGCCGGGGTCCACCGCAGAATTATTCGGCACGCCTGAAAGTGGCGCCGGCGCAGCTCGACTGAACGGCACGAACGCGAATACGCCCGGTGTCGGGGAGGCACCCGCAGGCGAGCACCCCACCGATTAG
- a CDS encoding formate--tetrahydrofolate ligase yields MTSNTDVKSDVEIAQAHTLEPIADIAAKAGIPDDALIPYGRSMAKVDVTKLDGAPLGKLVLVTGVSPTPAGEGKSTVLIGLTDALAKLGHNAAVALREPSLGPVMGIKGGAAGGGYAQVVPMENINLHFTGDFHAITSANNTLAAIVDNHIQHGNELRIDARRVTWQRCLDVNDRSLRNVVTGLGGPGSGAPAETGFTITAASEIMAILGLATDLEDLKQRLARITVGLTYDKEPVTAGDLKAEGAMAALLKDAINPNLVQTLGGTPAFIHGGPFANIAHGCNTLVATQTARKRADIVLTEAGFGSDLGAEKFFDIKARYGDLDVAGAVVVATIRSLKYNGGVPKQELTDENLDALKSGIVNLERHVENIRKFGVEPVVALNLFVSDTDAECEFMRDWAADFGVALEEAEVWAQGGDGATALAETLAGALGTGTSKPLYDPAAGTESSIETIAREIYRADDVQYSAAALRDLQMLKDNGWDTLPVCISKTQYSFSDDPSALGAAEGHALHVQRLLPRTGAGFVVVLTGDVVTMPGLPKVPAANNIDVDASGTISGLF; encoded by the coding sequence ATGACTTCGAACACCGACGTGAAATCCGACGTAGAAATCGCCCAGGCCCACACCCTCGAACCGATCGCGGACATCGCCGCGAAGGCGGGGATCCCCGACGACGCGCTGATCCCGTACGGCCGCTCCATGGCCAAGGTCGACGTGACCAAGCTGGACGGCGCGCCTTTGGGCAAGCTCGTGCTCGTCACCGGCGTGTCGCCGACACCGGCGGGAGAGGGCAAGTCGACGGTGCTCATCGGGCTCACGGATGCGCTGGCGAAGCTGGGGCACAACGCCGCTGTCGCGCTGCGCGAGCCGTCGCTCGGCCCGGTCATGGGCATCAAGGGCGGCGCTGCGGGCGGCGGATACGCGCAGGTCGTGCCCATGGAGAACATCAACCTTCACTTCACGGGCGACTTCCACGCGATCACGAGCGCGAACAACACGCTCGCTGCGATCGTCGACAACCACATTCAGCACGGCAACGAATTGCGTATCGACGCCCGCCGCGTCACCTGGCAGCGCTGCCTCGACGTCAACGACCGCTCGCTCCGCAACGTGGTGACCGGCCTGGGCGGCCCCGGCAGCGGGGCGCCCGCTGAGACCGGCTTCACCATTACCGCCGCCAGCGAGATCATGGCGATTCTCGGTCTCGCCACCGACCTCGAGGACCTCAAGCAGCGCCTCGCGCGCATCACCGTCGGCCTGACCTACGACAAGGAGCCGGTCACCGCGGGCGACCTAAAGGCCGAAGGCGCGATGGCCGCGCTGCTCAAGGACGCGATCAACCCGAACCTCGTGCAGACTCTCGGCGGCACCCCCGCCTTCATCCACGGCGGACCGTTCGCGAATATCGCGCACGGGTGCAACACGCTTGTCGCCACGCAAACTGCCCGCAAGCGCGCCGACATTGTGCTCACGGAGGCAGGTTTCGGCTCCGACCTAGGCGCGGAGAAATTCTTCGACATCAAGGCGCGCTACGGAGACCTCGACGTCGCGGGCGCTGTCGTCGTCGCGACCATCCGCTCCCTGAAATACAACGGCGGCGTGCCAAAGCAGGAGCTTACCGACGAGAACCTCGATGCCCTGAAGTCCGGCATCGTCAACCTTGAGCGCCACGTGGAGAATATCCGTAAATTCGGCGTCGAGCCGGTCGTGGCCCTGAACCTGTTCGTCTCCGACACTGACGCGGAGTGCGAATTCATGCGCGACTGGGCCGCAGACTTCGGCGTCGCTCTCGAGGAGGCCGAGGTGTGGGCGCAGGGCGGAGACGGCGCGACCGCCCTCGCCGAGACCCTGGCGGGCGCCCTCGGCACCGGGACGTCGAAACCGCTGTACGACCCGGCTGCGGGCACCGAATCGTCCATCGAGACGATCGCCCGCGAAATCTACCGCGCCGACGACGTCCAGTATTCCGCCGCAGCCCTGCGCGACCTGCAGATGCTCAAGGACAACGGCTGGGACACCCTGCCGGTGTGCATCTCGAAGACGCAGTACTCGTTCTCCGACGACCCGTCCGCACTCGGTGCCGCGGAGGGCCACGCTCTGCACGTCCAGCGCTTGCTGCCGCGCACCGGCGCGGGCTTCGTCGTAGTGCTCACCGGCGACGTCGTGACCATGCCGGGTCTGCCGAAGGTGCCCGCCGCCAACAACATCGACGTCGACGCCAGCGGAACCATCAGCGGCCTGTTCTAG
- a CDS encoding anaerobic C4-dicarboxylate transporter: protein MLLVLQLIILFGAIVLGARYGSIAIGFAGGLGVLLLGMTGMTVTAEDIPFDVIGIIMCVIAAISAMQLAGGMDYLVYLAEKFLRRDPKRITLYAPIVTWLMTVLAGTGHTAFSTLPVIVEVAKEGKVRPSRPLSVAVIASQMAIVASPISAAVVFLAGILEPLGVGYLQLLGVMIPATFLAIFPTAWIANRMGKDLADDPVYQKRMADGLVRPPASEVGYEPTRAAKTSVSVFLLAIVVVMIYATLISEQVGLIADPTIPRNEAIMAIMLAAATIIVVVTKIPSAEILGTQVFRSGMSACVCVLGVAWLGTTFINHYIQDIQNISGTVLQSQPWLLAVVLFFAASLLYSQAATAKALMPAALAIGVSPLTAVAAFPAVSALFVLPTYPTLLAAVEMDDTGSTRIGKYVFDHPFIVPGVICIALSVLLSYAFGAVLI from the coding sequence ATGTTGTTGGTTCTCCAACTCATCATTCTTTTCGGCGCGATCGTTCTTGGCGCCCGGTACGGTTCAATCGCGATCGGTTTCGCCGGCGGCCTAGGTGTGCTGCTGCTCGGCATGACGGGCATGACGGTGACGGCGGAGGATATTCCGTTCGACGTCATCGGCATCATCATGTGCGTCATCGCCGCGATTTCAGCGATGCAGCTCGCCGGCGGCATGGATTACCTTGTCTACCTGGCGGAGAAGTTCTTGCGGAGGGACCCGAAGCGCATCACCTTGTACGCGCCGATCGTGACCTGGCTGATGACGGTTCTCGCCGGCACCGGCCACACGGCGTTCTCGACGCTGCCGGTCATCGTCGAGGTGGCCAAGGAGGGCAAGGTGCGCCCGTCGCGTCCGTTGTCGGTGGCGGTGATCGCATCCCAGATGGCGATCGTGGCGTCGCCGATTTCCGCGGCGGTGGTGTTCCTGGCGGGAATCCTCGAACCCCTCGGCGTCGGCTACCTCCAGCTGCTCGGGGTCATGATCCCGGCGACCTTCCTCGCGATTTTCCCGACTGCCTGGATTGCCAACCGCATGGGCAAGGACCTTGCCGACGATCCCGTGTACCAGAAGCGCATGGCGGACGGTCTGGTGCGGCCGCCGGCGTCCGAGGTGGGGTATGAGCCGACGAGGGCGGCGAAGACGTCGGTAAGCGTCTTTTTGCTCGCGATCGTCGTGGTGATGATCTACGCGACGCTGATCTCCGAGCAGGTCGGCCTGATTGCTGACCCGACGATCCCGCGCAACGAGGCCATCATGGCGATCATGCTGGCGGCTGCCACCATCATCGTGGTCGTGACCAAGATTCCCTCCGCCGAGATCCTCGGCACGCAGGTGTTTCGTTCCGGCATGTCCGCGTGCGTGTGCGTGCTGGGCGTCGCGTGGCTGGGCACGACGTTCATCAACCACTACATTCAGGACATCCAGAATATCTCGGGCACTGTCTTGCAGTCGCAGCCGTGGCTGCTCGCGGTGGTGCTGTTCTTCGCGGCATCCCTGCTGTACTCGCAGGCCGCGACGGCGAAAGCGCTCATGCCGGCAGCTCTCGCGATCGGCGTCAGCCCGCTCACCGCAGTCGCCGCGTTCCCGGCAGTGTCCGCGCTGTTCGTCCTGCCGACGTACCCGACGCTGCTCGCCGCAGTCGAGATGGACGACACCGGCTCGACGCGAATCGGCAAGTACGTTTTCGACCACCCGTTCATCGTCCCCGGCGTGATCTGCATCGCTTTGTCGGTGCTGCTCAGCTACGCCTTCGGCGCGGTGCTGATCTAG
- the aspA gene encoding aspartate ammonia-lyase, with translation MGYRTEEDLLGTVEVPDDKYYGVHTMRAIDNFQMSSAKIQDYPDFVRGMVMVKKAAAMANRRLHTLPKDKADAIIAACDKILDEGACMDQFPTDAYQGGAGTSVNMNTNEVVANLALEILGKEKGSYDDLNPNDDVNMSQSTNDAYPTGFRLGLYHSMQTLIAEFDELQKAFRAKGDEFADILKMGRTQLQDAVPMTLGQEFTAFGANLAEEQDKLQQAATDLLEVNLGATAIGTGVNTPGGYRDQVIAALREVTGLPIATSPDLIEATSDTGSYVMAHSALKRAAMKLSKTCNDLRLLSSGPRAGLNEINLPERQAGSSIMPAKVNPVIPEVVNQVCFKVFGNDVTVSMAAEAGQLQLNVMEPVIARSLFGSIDLLRNAAKTLREKCVVGITANEDVCQGYVDNSIGIITYLNPFIGHHNGDLIGKEAAATGKGVRELVLEKELLDEETLDQILSKENLMHPEYRGKLYLD, from the coding sequence ATGGGTTACAGAACAGAAGAAGACCTGCTCGGAACCGTCGAGGTCCCCGACGACAAGTACTACGGCGTGCATACGATGCGTGCGATCGACAACTTCCAGATGTCGTCCGCGAAGATCCAGGACTACCCGGATTTCGTCCGCGGCATGGTCATGGTGAAAAAGGCTGCGGCGATGGCGAACCGCCGTCTGCACACCCTGCCGAAGGACAAGGCTGATGCGATCATCGCGGCCTGCGACAAGATCCTCGACGAGGGCGCGTGCATGGACCAGTTCCCGACCGACGCTTACCAGGGCGGCGCCGGCACGTCGGTGAACATGAACACCAACGAGGTTGTCGCGAACCTGGCGCTGGAAATCCTGGGCAAGGAGAAGGGCAGCTACGACGATCTCAATCCGAACGACGACGTCAACATGTCCCAGTCGACGAACGACGCGTACCCGACCGGGTTCCGACTGGGCCTGTACCACTCGATGCAGACGCTCATCGCGGAGTTCGACGAGCTGCAGAAGGCATTCCGCGCGAAGGGCGACGAGTTCGCCGACATCCTCAAGATGGGCCGCACACAGCTCCAGGATGCCGTTCCGATGACCCTGGGCCAGGAGTTCACGGCATTCGGCGCGAACCTCGCCGAGGAGCAGGACAAGCTGCAGCAGGCTGCGACGGATCTGCTCGAGGTCAACCTGGGCGCCACCGCGATCGGCACTGGCGTTAACACCCCGGGCGGCTACCGCGACCAGGTGATCGCGGCGCTGCGCGAGGTCACGGGTCTGCCGATCGCCACCTCGCCGGACCTGATCGAGGCGACCTCGGACACCGGCAGCTACGTCATGGCGCATTCCGCTCTCAAGCGCGCGGCGATGAAACTGTCCAAGACTTGTAACGACCTGCGCCTGCTGTCCTCCGGCCCGCGCGCCGGCCTCAACGAGATCAACCTCCCGGAGCGCCAGGCCGGCTCGTCGATCATGCCCGCGAAGGTCAACCCGGTCATCCCCGAAGTGGTCAACCAGGTGTGCTTCAAGGTCTTCGGCAACGACGTCACGGTCTCCATGGCTGCCGAGGCCGGCCAGCTCCAGCTCAACGTCATGGAGCCGGTCATTGCGCGCAGTCTGTTCGGCTCGATCGACCTGCTGCGCAACGCCGCGAAGACGCTGCGGGAGAAATGCGTCGTCGGCATCACCGCGAACGAGGACGTGTGCCAGGGCTACGTGGACAATTCCATCGGCATCATCACGTACCTCAACCCGTTCATCGGCCACCACAACGGCGATCTGATCGGCAAGGAGGCGGCGGCGACGGGCAAGGGCGTCCGCGAGCTCGTGCTCGAAAAAGAGCTTCTCGACGAAGAAACCCTCGACCAGATCCTCTCCAAGGAAAACCTCATGCACCCGGAATACCGGGGAAAGCTCTACCTCGATTAA
- the hisG gene encoding ATP phosphoribosyltransferase yields the protein MIKIAVPNKGSLSEAATGILKEAGYKGRGQSKALNIVDEANNVEFFFLRPKDIAIYVAAGHLDLGITGRDLALDSRAEVEEVLELGFGGSTFRFAAPAGETWSIEDLEGKRLATSYPHLAEDYLAERGISTEVIRLDGAVEISIKLGVADAIADVVSTGRTLRQQGLEPFGEAIVESEAVVVKRKDRELTADDEVLLSRIRGILTAHNFVMLDYNVSRDNLDATVKITPGLTGATVSPLQRDNWVAVRAMVPRKEANQLMDSLAAAGAEAILATELQIARI from the coding sequence ATGATCAAGATCGCTGTGCCCAATAAGGGTTCTTTGTCGGAAGCGGCCACCGGGATTCTGAAGGAAGCCGGATACAAGGGGCGCGGGCAGAGCAAGGCGCTCAACATCGTCGACGAGGCGAATAACGTCGAGTTCTTCTTCCTGCGTCCGAAGGACATCGCGATCTATGTCGCGGCGGGGCACCTGGACTTGGGCATCACCGGGCGAGATCTCGCGCTCGACTCCCGCGCGGAGGTGGAGGAAGTGCTCGAGCTCGGCTTCGGTGGCTCGACGTTCCGTTTCGCGGCGCCAGCGGGGGAGACGTGGTCGATCGAGGACCTCGAGGGCAAACGCTTAGCGACGAGTTACCCCCACCTCGCCGAGGACTACCTCGCCGAGCGGGGCATCAGCACTGAGGTAATCCGCCTGGACGGCGCGGTGGAGATTTCCATCAAGCTCGGTGTAGCGGACGCGATCGCCGACGTGGTCTCCACGGGACGGACTCTCCGCCAGCAAGGGCTGGAGCCGTTCGGGGAGGCGATTGTGGAGAGTGAGGCGGTCGTCGTCAAGCGGAAAGACCGTGAGCTTACTGCCGACGACGAGGTACTGCTCTCGCGTATCCGCGGCATACTCACAGCGCACAATTTCGTGATGCTCGATTACAACGTCTCGCGAGACAACCTCGACGCCACCGTGAAGATCACCCCGGGGTTGACGGGCGCGACGGTGTCTCCACTGCAGCGAGACAACTGGGTCGCGGTGCGCGCGATGGTGCCCCGGAAGGAAGCGAACCAGCTGATGGACAGCCTCGCGGCGGCTGGCGCCGAGGCGATCCTGGCTACGGAACTGCAAATCGCCCGAATCTAA
- a CDS encoding phosphoribosyl-ATP diphosphatase, protein MKNFDDLFAELSTKAAERPEGSGTVEALDKGPHFIGKKIIEEAGEVWIAAEYQSDEELAEEMSQLMYWTQVMMIHRGLTPDDIYKYL, encoded by the coding sequence GTGAAGAATTTCGACGATCTTTTTGCGGAACTGTCCACGAAAGCAGCTGAACGGCCGGAAGGCTCGGGCACGGTGGAGGCGCTTGATAAGGGGCCGCATTTCATCGGCAAGAAGATCATCGAGGAGGCTGGCGAGGTGTGGATCGCCGCCGAGTACCAGTCGGACGAGGAGTTGGCGGAGGAGATGAGCCAGCTCATGTACTGGACGCAGGTGATGATGATTCACCGTGGTCTCACCCCCGACGACATCTACAAGTACCTCTAA
- a CDS encoding HAD family hydrolase, producing the protein MTSRGPRAVFWDMDGTMVDTEPLWGVATYELSERLGRRLSAEKREETIGGSFPNTLRVCAEWAGLSTSQLDYNHHRSWMFGRMAELFSGQLVPNPGVRELLSSLHAAGMPMLVTTNTERELADQCIDAVGRALFAGSITGDEVPNPKPAPDMYLKAASMVDADPADCLVFEDSWAGMSAAAAAGCVVLGLAPANSVPEGAQPFDPARFVGAHAGDVAEWFESAKLARETA; encoded by the coding sequence TTGACTAGCCGCGGGCCACGCGCCGTCTTCTGGGACATGGACGGCACGATGGTGGACACCGAACCCCTGTGGGGTGTGGCGACGTACGAACTCTCCGAACGCCTCGGCCGCCGCCTGAGCGCCGAAAAGCGCGAGGAAACGATCGGCGGAAGCTTCCCGAACACGTTGCGCGTCTGCGCAGAATGGGCTGGCTTATCGACGTCCCAACTCGACTACAACCACCACCGGTCCTGGATGTTTGGCCGTATGGCGGAGTTGTTCTCCGGCCAGCTGGTGCCCAATCCCGGCGTGCGCGAGCTGCTGTCTTCGCTTCACGCCGCCGGCATGCCGATGCTCGTGACGACCAACACTGAACGCGAACTCGCCGACCAGTGCATCGATGCCGTCGGCCGCGCCTTGTTCGCCGGATCCATCACCGGGGACGAGGTGCCGAACCCGAAACCTGCGCCCGACATGTACCTCAAAGCCGCGTCGATGGTGGACGCCGACCCCGCCGACTGCCTCGTCTTCGAGGACTCCTGGGCGGGCATGTCCGCTGCAGCCGCCGCCGGGTGCGTCGTTCTCGGGCTCGCTCCCGCCAACTCAGTGCCTGAGGGTGCGCAGCCCTTCGATCCTGCGCGTTTCGTCGGCGCGCACGCCGGCGACGTCGCGGAGTGGTTCGAATCCGCCAAGTTGGCCCGGGAAACTGCCTAG